A single Cnuibacter physcomitrellae DNA region contains:
- a CDS encoding DUF2304 domain-containing protein codes for MSITIYIVGIVAALFTLAVVIESLRRHHLRERHAVWWLLAGLVALVFAVFPGLLDRAASLLGVTVPINLAFFLSIAVLFLVSIQHSGELTKLEGQVRTLTEAAALQELRVKRLEDALESYRSRQESPRDVPEQGRQEQRRE; via the coding sequence ATGAGCATCACCATCTACATCGTCGGCATCGTGGCCGCCCTGTTCACCCTCGCCGTGGTGATCGAGTCCCTCCGACGGCACCACCTCCGAGAGCGGCACGCCGTGTGGTGGCTGCTGGCCGGCCTCGTGGCGCTCGTCTTCGCGGTGTTCCCGGGCCTGCTCGACCGGGCGGCGAGCCTCCTCGGCGTCACCGTCCCGATCAACCTCGCCTTCTTCCTCAGCATCGCCGTGCTGTTCCTGGTCTCGATCCAGCACAGCGGTGAGCTCACCAAGCTCGAGGGCCAGGTGCGCACGCTGACGGAGGCGGCCGCCCTCCAGGAGCTCCGTGTGAAGCGGCTGGAGGACGCACTCGAGTCGTACCGGAGCCGCCAGGAGAGCCCCCGCGACGTCCCGGAGCAGGGCAGACAGGAGCAGCGGCGCGAATGA